DNA sequence from the Candidatus Bathyarchaeota archaeon genome:
AACCTTGATCAAGCAAAAGAGGGGGACGTGTACGAACTTCTCGATACTCTTCGTAGCCATGTGCAGGGCCATGGGTATACCCGCTAGACTCGTGAGGGATAACAGCATATCATCCGTAACCCATGCCTGGTCCGAGTTCTACATCGAAGGGAGGGGATGGGTTCACGTAGACCCGACGGCCGGATACTTCAACTATCCCCAGGCATACCTGTTGGAGTGGGGCTACCGATACCGTTTGGTTAAAGCGTTCAGCCCGTTGAGAGGCTGGATAGATATCACGCCGAGTTACGTAGCCGATTATGGTACGGTAGCCGGGGTGGTCGAGCTCGACGGTGAACCGGTGGATGGAGCCGTGGTCTCGGTCTATTACCCTGAGAACCTACGCGTCCTTCTCACGGTCGAAACCGGTGGAGACGGGTCTTTCGAGTTCACGGTTGCAGAGGGCACATACATACTGGAGGTCTCCTACCGGGGCATCGTAAGGACCCTGACGGTCTCGGTCGAAGCGGGTAAAGCCATAAAAGTCGAGATAAACCTGGGCTAAACCCCTTCGACCCCCCTCCTCTCTAGGAAAATGCATGATAGATTACCCCTGGCTATTTTTCAAAACTCCTGTTATAATAGCGGGTAATCGAGGAGGTTTAGGCATCGGTTTTTAAGCGAATACTTTAAACAGCTCGATCCTCCTATAGTCTTCGCTGGTATATTCGTGGACGTGGATGCCTATGAAGACTAGTAGCCATACCGGGTCCGGTAGACGCCTACTATTCCTCCTCATGTGCCTCCTAGGCGGTTTCGCCATCCTAAGCTCCACCATATCGAAGAACCCTGTCCTGCCTCTATTCGCCGAAAGCCTCGGTGTGACGGGGGCGGACCTAGGTTTCATAGCATCCGCGTCGACGATACCCGGGATCCTTGTAAGCCTCCCGGCAGGCTCCCTCTCAGACATCTTCGGGAGGAGGAAGGTCATACTCGCTTCGCTCCTGATATTTGCCACGGCGCCTTTCCTATACTTCCTCGTCCACACGGCTTGGCAGCTCGCCCTCGTAAGGTTCTACCACGGCTTCGCCACGGCGATCTTCGGCCCCGTAGCCCAAGCCACCATAGCGGAGCTCTACCCCAAGCGTAAGGGTGAGAGGATGTCCCTTTTTTCGTCCTCCACGATCGTTGGTAGAAGCATAGCCCCGTTTCTAGGAGGCGCGATAATATACACGGCTGGTCTCATCTCCGTTTACTTAGCAGCCGGGGTCAGCGGGTTAGCGGCCTTAGCCATAGGGCTTCTAATGTATAGGGCCTTCCGAGACGGTAGAGGCAAGTCGGAAGTCTCTAGAGCCGTGAGCGTCTTAGCAGCCTGGAGGGTCATAGCGAGTAACGTCAAGATACTTGCCACAAGCTACGTCGAGGCTGTTCAGCGTTTCACGTTCGGAGCCTTCGAGTATTTCCTAGTCCTCTACGCTCAGATGGCTGGTCTCGACAGCCTCCAGCTCGGCATAGTATCAGGAGCTCAGCTCGTGACGATCGTC
Encoded proteins:
- a CDS encoding carboxypeptidase regulatory-like domain-containing protein; translated protein: TLIKQKRGTCTNFSILFVAMCRAMGIPARLVRDNSISSVTHAWSEFYIEGRGWVHVDPTAGYFNYPQAYLLEWGYRYRLVKAFSPLRGWIDITPSYVADYGTVAGVVELDGEPVDGAVVSVYYPENLRVLLTVETGGDGSFEFTVAEGTYILEVSYRGIVRTLTVSVEAGKAIKVEINLG
- a CDS encoding MFS transporter → MKTSSHTGSGRRLLFLLMCLLGGFAILSSTISKNPVLPLFAESLGVTGADLGFIASASTIPGILVSLPAGSLSDIFGRRKVILASLLIFATAPFLYFLVHTAWQLALVRFYHGFATAIFGPVAQATIAELYPKRKGERMSLFSSSTIVGRSIAPFLGGAIIYTAGLISVYLAAGVSGLAALAIGLLMYRAFRDGRGKSEVSRAVSVLAAWRVIASNVKILATSYVEAVQRFTFGAFEYFLVLYAQMAGLDSLQLGIVSGAQLVTIVVSKPVMGWVSDRVGRRGIISGGLIVAGLPLALTTMAGDFPQFIAVSILYGLGLSMVTSSTAPYIGDLTSRESYGAAMGLLSTIMDVGQTLGPIVTGFIIAGFSYKMGFWLLAAILFASSAIFLLATGARRMRGGENV